The genomic window GATCGCTTCTTCTTTGACCGCAGGATTTACAATTCGAGTAGCAGCAGCTCATCCAGATTTATTCAAGTCTTTAATTCTCACTACCCCCTCAGGACTTTCCGACTTTGGCGAAGACTACTCCAATAGTTTTTTTGCTCAGTTAGTCAGCGTTCCCCTTGTTGACCGTTTACTTTACAGCACTGGAATCGCCACCAGTGGGGGTATTCGCAGCTTCTTAGAGCAACGGCAATTTGCTCAGTCTAATCGAGTGTACCAAGAAATTGTAGATGCTTATTTACAATCCGCCCAACAGCCTAATGCTGAGTATGCAGCACTGTCCTTTGTCCGTGGCGATTTATGCTTTGATTTATCCCTTTACATTCAACAGTTAATCACTCCCACCGCCATTATTTGGGGACAAAGGTCGGAATTTACAGCTCCCTCAATTGGTCGCCGCCTTGCCGAAATTAATCCCCAAGCGATCCGATTTTTTCAACAGTTGGAAGATGTGGGGTTAACACCGCAGTTAGAATTGCCAGCAGTGACAATTGGGTTAATTCGCAAATTTTTGCCTTTACTTAATTAGTGGTTTGTCCACTAGTCAAAGCCCCATCTAATTTCATACCTTTTGTCTTGTTTACTGAGCTAATCTCAACCATAATTGTGTAGCTATTTGGATTGTCGAGGCTTAATAAATTAAATTAAGGGCGTTGCTGAATCATCTTTTGATTTTGTAACGCCCTTAATTTTGGCTTATACTTCCTTACAGCATACTTATGTATAGTACAAAAGCATCTCACTAAAAATATAAATAATTCAGTTATTATTAGTGCTAAAAACCCAAGTCGTGGGTTATTAATTATCGGGTTATCCTAATTAGGCGATCGCACACAATAAAATTTCGGTTATCTACAATGCAACCACGCCTAGAGGATAATCAAGTACTTAGTTAATCAGATATATTTTGTATTAAAAAAATACTACTTAAAAAGCCTTCTTTATTTTATTGTTTAATTGGCCAGCTGCGATCGCTATAGCCAAGCCAGTGCGTTGGGTAGCCAACACTGAACACGAGTGCGTCACCCTTAGCAGAAGACGGGTTTCCCTTATCTGATGACTGGCGTCGGGCTTTACCGACTTAAAGCAACTGGCGGATGAATTCTATTCGCCAGGGCTGGGCATATTTTTACACTCATTGAGATGCTACCAGGTCAAGTTCAAGACGAATGGTTTCATTATAGTATTCAAAATCACTATACTATCCAACCTGACTTGATAAATTGCTAATTACACAAACAAATAAAATAAGGCATAGCAAACTTATACTAGCAGGTAGATTATCTGATGACTATTCCAGAGTCAATTAAAAAATTTATCACATGGATACAAGGTTTTGACCATCGGATTTTACGAAATGAAGATGATGTAAAAGAAAAGTTAATTTTGCCAATGTTTGACTATCTCTGCTATCCAAATAAATGTCATCGTGAATACCCTTTAAAAACATCTAAATCAGGAAAGTACGGCAAAAATCCAGAAATTGCTCATATTTATTATACAACAGATAATATTGAGCAACAAAATACAGATACCTCACTGATTTTTATTGAAGCAATAGAACCGTATAAAAATAAATTCCATGACGCTATTGAGCAAGCTAAATTTTATAGTATTCATTTTAATCCACTATTTTTTATAGTTACTAACGGATATCAAATAAAGGTTTTTAAACGCCTACGTTACCATAAGGAAGAGTCGATATTTGATATAGATATAGATACGCTTAGAAATATTGATATTGCCTCAAACTTTTATAATCAACTCAATTTTGATTTGGTTAAAAATATCGATAAAAATACACCCAGTATTTTAACTTATACTAAATATAACTTAATAGAAAGATTTATCAGACGCTATCCAGATTTACAGGATGTTTTAGAACAATGTGATTTTGAGCCTTCTACTACGAGAGAAGGCTATCGCTTAATTGTTGTGAAAACGAAAGTAGCGATCGCATGTAATTTACCCAAAGCATTTGGAGAGGGTAATTGTGAAATAGAGTTCAGCAGCATCATTTTAAGAGGTCTAAAAATTTACTTAAATCATCAAGATATTTTAGGTCAATTAATGGCTGGATTGCACACCCAGCCAGATTGGGGATGTCGTCGGTTTTTTAAACAGTTAGATAAAAATACTTTTGAGGTATATTTAGGTCAAACAACTCTAATCTTATCAGAGTTAGAAGCAGTAGATTTGTGTTTGTGTATTGATGGAGTTTGCCAAGAATATAAAAATTTAATAATTGAATTTGAAAATACTTTAGAAACATGGAATTTTGAATTCGTAAAATTTTCCGAAACTCGCGGTTTTATCCTTTTTTCTGTAAAACAAGAATTATGGGAGTTAATGCAGCAGTTTGCTAATGAATTTGATTATACTAAAGGTAAGTCAGAATG from Nostoc sp. UHCC 0926 includes these protein-coding regions:
- a CDS encoding alpha/beta fold hydrolase; this translates as MFQPLGFEQRSINTSLGRMVYYTAAGSPWQDNVTAKDDRETLVFLHGFGGGSSAYEWSKVYPAFATEYRIIAPDLIGWGRSEHPARSYKIEDYLTTIREFFEQTCTEPVTAIASSLTAGFTIRVAAAHPDLFKSLILTTPSGLSDFGEDYSNSFFAQLVSVPLVDRLLYSTGIATSGGIRSFLEQRQFAQSNRVYQEIVDAYLQSAQQPNAEYAALSFVRGDLCFDLSLYIQQLITPTAIIWGQRSEFTAPSIGRRLAEINPQAIRFFQQLEDVGLTPQLELPAVTIGLIRKFLPLLN
- a CDS encoding type I restriction enzyme HsdR N-terminal domain-containing protein, yielding MTIPESIKKFITWIQGFDHRILRNEDDVKEKLILPMFDYLCYPNKCHREYPLKTSKSGKYGKNPEIAHIYYTTDNIEQQNTDTSLIFIEAIEPYKNKFHDAIEQAKFYSIHFNPLFFIVTNGYQIKVFKRLRYHKEESIFDIDIDTLRNIDIASNFYNQLNFDLVKNIDKNTPSILTYTKYNLIERFIRRYPDLQDVLEQCDFEPSTTREGYRLIVVKTKVAIACNLPKAFGEGNCEIEFSSIILRGLKIYLNHQDILGQLMAGLHTQPDWGCRRFFKQLDKNTFEVYLGQTTLILSELEAVDLCLCIDGVCQEYKNLIIEFENTLETWNFEFVKFSETRGFILFSVKQELWELMQQFANEFDYTKGKSEWHLFHREYISIRVSRGIRDHTFILPKIDKDLYLLPNNQINIIYELNDVNLQSIETDKLTLLQQDIGVLGTWTARYTKQWLLEKFIPKVINYYSGKSQLSEAELLAKITNYISDRALIKEIDNIKDLVPYLRDIQSWLHIYVENIPASLLKPYYQAYTNLVRNTDSSIIGIDYIIGNLYRIEWKNTQEEIHHNSTDWKNLTFKHAMDCLDQQVARINNCEYENSFKADLITRTFIWIIQNGKISFSQAQLNTAKHALLPLWEQSRFEMRHVYPNR